The stretch of DNA TGGAAGTACTAGCGGATTATCAAGGGAAGGGCTTTGGTAAAGCTCTTGTCGAATTCGCGAAGAGCTTTGGTCTACCTATTAAGACAAATCCAAGAGTACAATCAAGTGGATTTTGGGAAAAGATGGGCTTTTCTAAAGTTGATTACGATATGGAACGGGATCGCGGGGAAAATCCACTAGTTTGGTATCCGGAAGGCGTAGAACCGCAACAATAATATTTATCATTAATAAAAAGCGGACAAAACATTGTCCGCTTTTTGCTATTTTTCTACCCTTTCCAGGTTACCATTTTTGTCCATTTGGAATTTTACCTTTTGTTGTCTGTCTTCATCTTGAAGAACAACCATTTTCCGCGCTCTTTCCATAATCTCAATTAATGAGCGGTAATCCTCTTCAATAGCCTTTAAATTCTTTGACAATCTTTCATTTTCTGCAGCTAGATAAAAAGTCTTTTTTTCTAACTCTTTAATTTTATCAAGAGAGTTCATCCTGTCCTCTTCATGGCTTGCCCATTCTTCCGCCTTTTGATGGATTCCTTCTAAGAAATGAATGACCGCAGGAAAAGTAATGGTAGTTCCCTGTTCACAACCTACAGGTGATGGGACTGTCTCAACCATAACTGAATCTTGAATGCCCTCACCTTCTATGGTGACTACTTGCTTTTTTAATTCTTTTCTTTGTCTTTTAGCAAGCTCAATACCAGATTTATATTGTTTACGTACATATGAGTTCCAACGGAAACCACAAGCAGCTGAAGTACGCGAAAGCTGTTTGCCTACTTCTTCAAACGCCTGCAATTGTGTCCCACCTTCACGGATATGCCGTAACACAACTTCAGCGAGTAATAAGTCTTCGTCTTGGGACCACGCATCTTGTCGAGTTGGTGACATAAGAACATCCCTCCTAGTGTTTTTATAATACATATGCATCTACTAGAAAAGATAGACTTAATCAGAAGTTGTCTTTTAATCTTTATTCATGGTTTTTTTATTAATAAAATTATTTACATAGTTATGGTGGGCATCACTTTCCCATAATAAGGCACAAGCTCTTACCTCTTCTTCTATCCGGTCTCGCAGCTTCGCTTCCTCCCACTTCCTAATCCACATCTTCTTATAGGATTGCAGCACACTTAACTCTTTCTTTAGTATGTTTTCTAGGAACTCCTCACAAGCTTCCAATGCGTCATTTTCAAAGAGAGCATCAATAAACCCAGCCTCTTTTAACTCTTCTGCTGTTTTCATCTCCGCTTCCATTAGAAGCTTCATTGCATCTGACAGAGTAAGCTTTTCTCCTAATATCGAACCGCCTCCCCAGCCAGTGGTTATTGCTTGTTTCCCTTGAACAAATCCTGCTCTTATTCCTTTTCTAGCCAAACGGAAATCGCAGGCTGTAGCAAGCTCACAGCCTCCCCCAATAGCCGTCCCATTTATAAGTGATATAGTGGGAATAGGTAAGGTCAATAAGGAGTAGAGAATTTTTGACATTTTAGAAAGCATAGGATAAGCCTCTTCTTTTGAATGAAGAAGGTGAAAAACCGACAAATCTCCACCTGAACAAAAAGCACGATCTCCTATACCAGTAATGATTAATGCCTTAACATCCGGTTCTGCTGCTCTTTTCATTACCTCCATTAAGCCTTGCATTACTTCATAATTGATTGCGTTCCTCTTTTCAGCTCTTGTAATGGTAAATAATAAATAACCCTTCTCTTTTTTTTCAATTAAATATGACAAACCTACCACTTCCCTTCTGCCAGTCAAAAGTCTCTATCAACATTCTAGTACAAACAATTACAATTAATTATGTAGGAATCTTATTAAAGAACAAAAGGCGGAAGCGCCTCGTTCAGCCCCGACAGGCAAATGTTCTTCGGCGGGAAAAGTCCGCCTTTTGACTTTTCTTGCCGAAGGTTATTTGACCCGAGGGGCTAGGCGCTGGAGCTAGATTCGGACAACTAGTTCAGTTATCAACACTCGGAACTTTTTCATAATTTCCTAAACAACGACAAAAGCACAAGGGATTTATCACCCTTGTGCTTTCTATCCAAATGGAAATTAGTCGTTGACAACGTCTTTTCCTTTGTATGTTCCGCAAGCCTTACATACGCGGTGAGCAAGTTTCATTTCACCACAGTTTGGGCAACTTACCATACCAGGTACGTTTAATTTAAAATGAGTACGACGTTTTCTCTTTGCAGTTTTAGAAGTTCTTCTAAAAGGTACAGCCATTCTTCCCACCTCCTTAAAGAGTATTAAGAAAGTAATGAAGGCCAGGAATGCTGGTTCTTCACTTTGCTTCTTAGTTTTTGCCGATTATGATTCGGAAGAAGAATTGTTTTCGTTAAAAAACTTTGCAAGTCCTGCCAATCTAGGGTCAATCTTTTTAGATTGCTCCTCTTCACGAACAACCTCCCAATCCTTACCAGACTGTGGAGCTGCTCCTTCACTATTGACATCTTCACAAAAGACTTGCATTGGAACCTCAAGTAATAGTATTTCGCGAATGATTGGCATTACATCAATCACGTCACCTTTTACTTGATTTACATCCTCTTCAGTTTCATAAACTGAACCTTGTAAGAGGAAAGTTTCAGTTGTTTCGACATTAATTGGAAGTTTTACATCCACTAAAGTACGAGAACAAGGAAGTATTAAATGACCTTCTATTTTTAAATGGAAAGTCACTTTCGTTGAATCTATATCTCCACGACCTGTAATATGCATAGGAGATACCTCTCGGATAGTAGGATCAGTTTCTATAATCTCATCAACCCGAATAGTTTCATCAATCGGAAAATCCTTGTTTCGATATTTTTGTAATTGACTTAATGTCCATTTC from Bacillus sp. SLBN-46 encodes:
- a CDS encoding RsfA family transcriptional regulator → MSPTRQDAWSQDEDLLLAEVVLRHIREGGTQLQAFEEVGKQLSRTSAACGFRWNSYVRKQYKSGIELAKRQRKELKKQVVTIEGEGIQDSVMVETVPSPVGCEQGTTITFPAVIHFLEGIHQKAEEWASHEEDRMNSLDKIKELEKKTFYLAAENERLSKNLKAIEEDYRSLIEIMERARKMVVLQDEDRQQKVKFQMDKNGNLERVEK
- a CDS encoding enoyl-CoA hydratase/isomerase family protein; translated protein: MSYLIEKKEKGYLLFTITRAEKRNAINYEVMQGLMEVMKRAAEPDVKALIITGIGDRAFCSGGDLSVFHLLHSKEEAYPMLSKMSKILYSLLTLPIPTISLINGTAIGGGCELATACDFRLARKGIRAGFVQGKQAITTGWGGGSILGEKLTLSDAMKLLMEAEMKTAEELKEAGFIDALFENDALEACEEFLENILKKELSVLQSYKKMWIRKWEEAKLRDRIEEEVRACALLWESDAHHNYVNNFINKKTMNKD
- the rpmF gene encoding 50S ribosomal protein L32 — its product is MAVPFRRTSKTAKRKRRTHFKLNVPGMVSCPNCGEMKLAHRVCKACGTYKGKDVVND
- a CDS encoding YceD family protein; amino-acid sequence: MKWTLSQLQKYRNKDFPIDETIRVDEIIETDPTIREVSPMHITGRGDIDSTKVTFHLKIEGHLILPCSRTLVDVKLPINVETTETFLLQGSVYETEEDVNQVKGDVIDVMPIIREILLLEVPMQVFCEDVNSEGAAPQSGKDWEVVREEEQSKKIDPRLAGLAKFFNENNSSSES